The Arenibacter algicola region CGCCAAGGAATTCCTTCATTTGGTATTGTTGGCCTTTATTATTGCCTTACCCTTTGTTTATTACTTTGGAGCTATATGGCTGGAAAATTTTACCTATCATATCGAACTATCCGTTTGGATGTTTTTGAGCGGTGGTATTCTAACCCTAATTATTGCAATTATAACCTGTAGTTTTCAATCGTTGAATGCAGCTTGTGCTAATCCGATCAATTCCCTTCGGGAAGAATGAATGCCGTTCATTTTAGTCGCTTTGATAATTCGATTTTTAATACCATTTTGACCTTCAAATCATATTCTTTTCCCATTGTTATTGTAACCCTTCCCTCAATTTTTCCTCTCTATAATAAAGATTGAGGTCGTCCAAAAGTGCCTCTTCCCCTTGCGGTAATAACCTATTGGCAATTGTAAGTGCCTGACGGATATATTCCTTTTCATATCTTTCATTGATGTTATCGTACAATTCCGGGTCGATTGTCTTCATGGCTAAGTAAACCATGGCTCGGACGGTCAATACTAGGTCTACATGGTTATCTACATAAAAGAGACTTACCTCAAACTTGTTTTTAAAGAAGGAGTGGGGCTTTAATGTAGGGTGGTGATCCAGTGCCTGATACTTTAAGCTATTGATCAATTTTTCTTCGTTCGGGTTCATAGTTCATATTTATTCAGATGATTTTGTTTTGGCATTATCCAAACCGTTCAGCTTTTCGGTTACGTGGTCCATAAAATCCATTTGACTATGGGGCAGTATATTCAGGACCAGTTCCAATACCCTGCAAACGCTGTCATGTTTGGTTACATTTTGATTGTTTGGAGACAATAGCATTCCGTTCCCGTCCAAAGCAAATACACATACTTCCAGAAGGCTCGCTATGTTCAACAGCAGATCATTGTTATCCTTAACCTCCAAGAATACCTTATGATTTCCTAATGGATTACTAGGATCTTGCTTTAAAAGCTCCATAAGATTTTGGTGTACTTTATGGATGTAGTTCAGGGTTTTACTTCTTTTCTTTTTCATAGGCATATTTTATAGTTGTCATTAGGTTTCCCAATTGGGGAGCAAATTCCGGATCTTATCAAGGAATTCCATTTCCTCATAGGGTATCATATTGAGTATATACCCGAGTACTTCACGAATGTTCTGTTCGGGTTCTGGAACGACACTATTTGGGGTGCGTTCAGCATCCAACGCCGTGATGCATACCTTTAATAAACTGGAAATCATAAAGGAGGTTTCCAGATAGCCATCGGTGATAAGGTTTACGGTATAGAGTTCTTTTTTGGAGGGGTAGCGTTTTAAGGTATGATAATGTTCCTTGGCCAATTCCCTTATTTTATGCAAGATGTCTTTTTCCTCCGATTCCTGATGTTCCACTTGAGAAGTACTCTCATTAACAAACGTGTTTTCTTTGGTTGGTTCTCGATTTTCCAAATGCTTTCGGCATTCTTTATTTATTGCGTTTTGTTCACGTTTAATTATTTTCTTTCCCATAACTACCTTTATTGATTATTAATGAAAATCCTTGTCACCTTTCGAGGTTACCATCTATTCGTATCTATTATTAATACGTGAGTATAGAAATTCGTTACTAATGTATCTAAAATTGAACCAAATTCAAAACAAAAGTGTAATAATTTTATACAAGCGTATATACTTTCTAAATTTATGTAATCAAAAATTACATTTTAGATGACTAATTTGGGCTTATACTTAGCTAAAAAATCGATTAATAAGGCGGAGGTTGCCAGAAAAACTGGGTTGAGTAAATCTCGCTTGAGTCAATTAAGTTCTAATGAAACTACTAAACTACGCGCGGATGAGCTCTATTTGATTGCCTTGGCAATAGACATTGATCCTTGCGAATTATTGAAGGAAGTATTTAAAGGAATTAAACTACCTAAAGAGTGAAGACTGTTGGGCATAGATTTTTATTGT contains the following coding sequences:
- a CDS encoding helix-turn-helix domain-containing protein — its product is MTNLGLYLAKKSINKAEVARKTGLSKSRLSQLSSNETTKLRADELYLIALAIDIDPCELLKEVFKGIKLPKE